The following are encoded together in the Triticum dicoccoides isolate Atlit2015 ecotype Zavitan chromosome 6B, WEW_v2.0, whole genome shotgun sequence genome:
- the LOC119325610 gene encoding probable histone acetyltransferase HAC-like 1 — MRVQQPRKIMLDLLVHASTCRSSSCQFPNCLKVKELFLHGKQCKRRASGGCALRKKMWYMIQFHAQACRDSGCSMPRCRDLKDHLRRLHQQSKSRRGLLLTK; from the exons ATGCGTGTTCAGCAG CCAAGGAAAATAATGCTCGATCTTCTGGTACATGCCTCGACGTGCCGCTCATCTAGCTGCCAATTTCCTAACTGCCTTAAGGTCAAGGAACTATTTCTGCATGGGAAGCAGTGCAAAAGGCGTGCTTCAGGAGGGTGTGCCCTGCGCAAAAAAATGTGGTACATGATTCAGTTCCATGCCCAAGCTTGCAGAGATTCAGGATGCAGTATGCCAAGGTGCAG GGATTTGAAAGACCATCTTAGAAGGTTGCACCAGCAGTCCAAATCCAGGAGAGGGCTGCTGTTAACGAAATGA